From one Geoalkalibacter halelectricus genomic stretch:
- a CDS encoding FKBP-type peptidyl-prolyl cis-trans isomerase produces MIRADQGDTVKVHYTGRLADGTVFDASPTDRPLHFIIGRKEVIPGFEQAVIGMYQGGKKTATIAPEQAYGPHRPELVEEIKRSLLPADLTLEPGRQLEVDPAEGQKFVVMVKAVGEEMVTLDANHPLAGRELIFDIELLEVTKGGAPKNAH; encoded by the coding sequence ATGATTCGAGCAGACCAGGGCGACACCGTCAAGGTGCACTACACCGGGCGCCTCGCCGACGGCACGGTATTCGACGCTTCCCCGACCGACCGGCCGCTGCATTTCATCATCGGTCGCAAGGAGGTTATCCCCGGTTTCGAGCAGGCGGTCATCGGCATGTATCAGGGCGGCAAGAAAACCGCCACCATAGCACCCGAGCAGGCCTACGGCCCCCACCGTCCCGAACTGGTGGAAGAGATCAAGCGCAGCCTTTTACCCGCCGATCTGACCCTGGAGCCCGGCCGCCAGCTGGAGGTCGATCCGGCCGAAGGGCAAAAATTCGTAGTCATGGTCAAGGCGGTCGGCGAGGAGATGGTGACCCTCGATGCCAACCATCCTCTGGCAGGCCGCGAGTTGATCTTCGATATCGAGCTGCTGGAAGTGACGAAGGG
- the ttcA gene encoding tRNA 2-thiocytidine(32) synthetase TtcA, producing the protein MPYSDDSLFRRIRKLTGKAIGDFNLIEEGDRIAVGVSGGKDSYTLLHVLESLRRKAPIRYELVAVNIDAGYPGYRKEVVAEHLRAHGFAHRMESTNSYQVIEEKRRPGSSYCSFCARLRRGVLYSLADELGCNKIALGHHLDDFIETLLLNQFYVGTLAAMSPKLAADNGRHTVIRPLVYVEEQDIINFARAQALPVICCACPVCGVVDQKRKRMKRLVRELAAEIPHIRRSMIGALGNVHAGHLLDKALQEF; encoded by the coding sequence GTGCCCTACAGCGACGACAGCCTGTTTCGCCGCATCCGCAAGCTCACCGGCAAGGCCATCGGCGATTTCAACCTCATCGAGGAGGGCGACCGCATCGCCGTGGGCGTCTCGGGCGGCAAGGATTCCTACACCCTGTTGCACGTGCTGGAATCCCTGCGGCGCAAGGCGCCCATCCGCTACGAGTTGGTGGCGGTCAACATCGATGCCGGCTATCCCGGCTACCGCAAGGAGGTGGTCGCCGAGCACCTGCGCGCTCACGGCTTTGCCCACCGCATGGAGAGCACCAACAGCTATCAGGTCATCGAGGAAAAGCGCCGTCCCGGCTCCTCTTACTGCTCCTTTTGCGCGCGCCTGCGGCGCGGCGTGCTCTACAGTCTTGCCGACGAACTGGGCTGCAACAAGATCGCCTTGGGCCACCACCTCGATGACTTCATCGAGACCCTGCTGCTCAACCAGTTCTACGTCGGCACCCTGGCGGCCATGAGTCCCAAACTCGCCGCGGACAATGGCCGCCATACCGTCATCCGTCCCCTGGTCTACGTGGAGGAACAGGACATCATCAACTTCGCCCGCGCCCAGGCGCTGCCGGTGATCTGCTGTGCCTGCCCGGTGTGCGGCGTGGTGGACCAGAAACGCAAGCGCATGAAACGGCTGGTGCGCGAATTGGCGGCGGAAATTCCCCACATTCGCCGCAGCATGATCGGCGCTCTGGGCAACGTACACGCCGGACATCTGCTGGATAAGGCACTGCAGGAATTTTAA
- a CDS encoding PP2C family protein-serine/threonine phosphatase: MKCQCGGEFEFTLAQNVQQLLFPKSSPSCHWCCFGVKNHMANGVGGDFFDFLTLPDGSQSVFLGDVTGHGLHASVVMSLLYGFLHRACLKSCVPIDAVLETNQFLQSFAERSQKYDHFFSSTLFFGTIHPETLEMRYINCGHLPPMVRRGERLFTLNSTGPPIGFFDHPEIEMRNFRFEKDDRLLLYTDGISEAVNTEGVMFGLRRLSHLLMHSDLNYLDFLEEIFAELQRFGAPNPPKDDCTAIVIDFHPFLAPVPKTEEAAD, from the coding sequence ATGAAATGCCAATGCGGGGGTGAATTCGAGTTCACCCTGGCGCAAAACGTCCAGCAACTGCTCTTCCCGAAAAGCTCCCCGAGTTGCCACTGGTGTTGCTTTGGCGTAAAAAACCACATGGCCAACGGCGTCGGCGGCGATTTTTTCGATTTTCTCACCCTGCCCGACGGCAGCCAATCGGTGTTTCTCGGCGACGTCACCGGACACGGCCTGCATGCCTCGGTGGTGATGAGCCTGCTCTACGGTTTTTTGCACCGCGCCTGCCTGAAGAGCTGCGTACCCATCGACGCGGTGCTGGAAACCAACCAGTTTCTGCAATCCTTCGCCGAGCGCTCCCAGAAATACGATCATTTCTTCTCGTCCACGCTGTTTTTCGGCACCATTCATCCCGAAACCCTGGAAATGCGCTACATCAACTGCGGTCACCTGCCCCCCATGGTGCGCCGCGGCGAGCGGCTCTTCACCCTTAACTCCACCGGCCCGCCCATCGGCTTTTTCGATCATCCCGAAATCGAAATGCGCAATTTTCGTTTCGAAAAGGATGACCGCCTGCTGCTCTACACCGACGGCATTTCCGAAGCCGTCAACACTGAGGGCGTCATGTTCGGCCTGCGCCGCCTGAGTCATCTACTCATGCACAGCGATCTTAACTACCTTGATTTTCTTGAGGAAATCTTCGCCGAACTGCAGCGCTTCGGGGCGCCCAATCCCCCCAAGGACGATTGCACCGCCATCGTCATCGACTTTCACCCCTTCTTGGCGCCGGTTCCCAAGACCGAGGAAGCGGCCGACTAG